One window of the Balaenoptera ricei isolate mBalRic1 chromosome X, mBalRic1.hap2, whole genome shotgun sequence genome contains the following:
- the LOC132357060 gene encoding CXXC-type zinc finger protein 1-like gives MKREEARSVQRSFKKQIGETCQHFPSLQPWMNDTEDFPFLDSALKKQAMDTKKKKNLKKKVERKVTEMKEKQQERMEKSEDPEQSDAEHPASLRQCLGPGCVHPSRPGSKYCSDDCGMKLAADRIHAILPQRIQEWQQSPCIAEEHDKKTLECIHREQQDTLTRLKELECHFHELEAIIQRGKQQAVCEDEESNKHERNSVNLQIFCVSCGKSINTQVALRHMEHCFAKYERKSSFGALYPTCVEGATRLFCDVYDPQSKSYCKRLQVLCPEHSKDPKVPDGEVCGCPLVKNVFEPTGNFCCLPKRLCNSHYCWEKLRRAEVDLERVRMLFKLEDLVEQEHKVRTAMKNRAGLLALMLHQTIQHDPLTTDLRSRADS, from the exons ATGAAGAGAGAGGAGGCACGGAGTGTCCAGAGATCATTTAAGAAACAAATTGGGGAGACCTGTCAGCATTTTCCTAGCCTACAGCCCTGGATGAATGACACTGAGGACTTTCCATTCCTAGATTCTGCACTGAAGAAGCAGGCAATGGATacgaagaaaaagaagaatttgaagaaaaaagtggagaggaaggtgacagAAATG AAGGAGAAGCAGCAGGAGCGCATGGAGAAGTCAGAAGACCCAGAGCAGTCCGATGCCGAGCACCCAGCCTCACTGCGGCAGTGCCTGGGACCTGGCTGCGTGCACCCCTCCCGGCCAGGCTCCAAGTACTGCTCGGACGACTGTGGCATGAAGCTGGCAGCTGA CCGCATCCATGCGATCCTGCCCCAGCGCATCCAGGAGTGGCAGCAGAGCCCTTGCATTGCTGAGGAGCATGACAAGAAAACGCTCGAGTGCATCCACCGTGAACAGCAGGACACCCTCACCCGCCTGAAGGAGTTGGAGTGCCATTTCCATGAACTTGAGGCCATCATTCAGCGTGGCAAGCAGCAGGCTGTGTGCGAAGATGAAGAG AGCAACAAACATGAAAGGAACAGCGTCAACCTGCAAATCTTCTGTGTCTCCTGTGGGAAATCCATCAATACGCAGGTTGCCCTGCGCCACATGGAGCACTGCTTCGCCAAG TATGAGCGCAAATCGTCCTTCGGGGCCCTGTACCCCACTTGCGTTGAGGG AGCCACAAGACTCTTCTGTGATGTTTACGACCCACAGAGTAAGAGCTACTGTAAGCGACTCCAGGTGTTATGCCCTGAGCACTCGAAGGACCCCAAG GTACCGGATGGTGAAGTGTGCGGTTGCCCACTAGTGAAAAACGTCTTTGAGCCCACTGGTAATTTCTGTTGCCTCCCCAAACGCCTGTGCAATAGCCACTACTGCTGGGAGAAGCTGAGACGTGCCGAGGTGGACCTAGAGCGCGTGCGCATG TTGTTCAAGCTGGAAGACCTGGTTGAGCAGGAGCACAAGGTGCGCACAGCTATGAAGAATCGGGCAGGGCTGCTGGCCCTGATGCTTCATCAGACAATCCAGCATGACCCGCTCACCACGGACCTACGCTCCAGAGCAGACAGCTGA